ACTAAAACTGAAGCTCTTTTATCATAacagtaatatatttttaaagtagccCTGCAGAAACACTTCTGAGGTTTAAAATACAGGATTATTTCTGAACCGACAGCCGCGGCATTCAGCGGGGTTCCCCTGGTTCCAGGGAGGCGGCGGTGAGAGCTCCCGCGTCTCctggggcgggcggggcggcgtTTCCCCGGCCGCTGTCCCGGCTCccggggcgggcagcgggggcGGCTCCGCGGGCGCGGCCGCCGGCGGCTCCCATTGGCCGGATTTGGATCCGCGGCGCCATTGGTCGGAGCGAGCCGGAGAGCGCCGCGGCCAATCGGAGAGCCAGCGGGGCGCGCGCAGGAGCTATAAAAGCGGCCGCGCGCGGGGCGCGGGGACACGTGACCGCGTCAGTCCCCGAGtcggcggagcggcggcggcgggagccaTGTCCGGGCGCGGGAAGCAGGGCGGCAAGGCGCGCGCCAAGGCCAAGTCGCGCTCGTCGCGCGCCGGGCTGCAGTTCCCCGTGGGCCGCGTGCACCGGCTGCTGCGCAAGGGCAACTACGCGGAGCGCGTGGGCGCCGGCGCGCCGGTGTACCTGGCGGCCGTGCTGGAGTACCTGACGGCCGAGATCCTGGAGCTGGCGGGCAACGCGGCCCGCGACAACAAGAAGACGCGCATCATCCCCCGCCACCTGCAGCTCGCCATCCGCAACGACGAGGAGCTCAACAAGCTGCTGGGCAAGGTGACGATCGCGCAGGGCGGCGTGCTGCCCAACATCCAGGCCGTGCTGCTGCCCAAGAAGACCGACAGCCACAAGGCTAAAGCCAAGTGAAACAAATCCGAGGAGCGTTCCCACCTCAAAAGTAACCCAAAGGCTCTTTTCAGAGCCACCCACTTCCTCATAAAAGGAGCTGTACATCCTAGCCACGAAAACAAACGAAACacctcccccccaccccctcccatCCCCGCAAAACTGCTTAAAGAGCTTTTTTGCTctttgaaaacttgaaaaaattaaCCCTTCAACACCCCGGATCCTTTTAATCTTAACTcttggaaaaaatccaaaaccaaatcaCCCCAAACACTTTAAATCTTAGCTCtcaaaataagacaaaaaactTTGAAATACCTACTATGTAGTAAAATAAGTCTCTTGGTGCGTGTGGGGGTTAGAAGGTTTGTCAAGACTATAGGAAATATCCCACAGCCCTATCATCCTTTTTCAGCTTGGCCCTGTGTGAAGTTCAGGTAATTCACCAATGTCTTTGAAAACAGCCCAGCCCCCTCTGAACAACTTTTTAGACCTACAGATGTTggaagttttttggttttgttatggttttttttcatatttgattgtttggttttgttgttggtcCGTATCAAAAGGCATTCCGAGTTACTAATCCtttcttctcattaaaaatCTTTGAGCTGCTTAGCCCATTTTCTGCCTCAGATCCGAAGGAGTTTCAGAATAATTGTTCATCACAACGCACAGGCGATCTGAGGTGAAAAGGGACTGTTGCCAGTTTTGATTCTCCCTTATACATAGTGCTAAATGTAAACGATGAATGCCTTGAAGTATAAACAGAAAATCTGCTGTTATTGGtcaaaaaacacattttaataatCATCCATTTGAAAACATAAATTACTGGGGTCATAACATTGTCCAGAGTTTTAGTATCACCACCAGTTACAATATCAAGAGGTAAAAAGGCCTTTACAGGCCTTTGTCAAAACAATGGGTTGTAGGCATTAATAAACATATCAGAGAACTTCTTTTAACGCTTTGTACTCTGAAAAACaatgtgcatttatttttaattgaagcTTGTTCTTGGAAGAGTGCGTTTGAAGACTGTTCCCCCTCTTGTTTGGCAGGCAGCTGTTTCAGTGTAGCAGATACATCGAGACATGCCATTTTTAGTATTAATTCCAATGTAGGGATCAGTCACTggacagaaaggaaagggaatatTTAGGAAATTGCTGTGAAAGAGGAATCCTAACTGATCACTCGAGCAACTTTTATTATGTTCAAGTGGTGGGaaaatcagctgcagcagcGTCTCCTTGAACAATGATGACTCAGATTTTTGCCAACCCAGCtgtatcaaaataaaaacactgataCATTATGAAATGATAGGACACTGGTTATCATTATTAACAAAAATCGGCCGTGTTAAGTTTTTATGTCACTGAGTGCATTGAGAAAGTGAGAATTTCTGTAGCAGAGGACAGGGGAACCACGTCTGCATTGTGTACACTGAGCAACACAGCACAAACTGCTACGCTGTAAAAAGTCACCACCTTTGGTGGGACAAAAAGCCCTTCCTGGGACTTTAACAtgctccttgccctgctgcaTAACGcactaatttaatttctcttagTTATTTTGAAAGAGGTAAACAGTTTTGGACAAAGGAGCTAATTTCTAATCCATATTCAGTGCTCGGGATGAGCCTGTGTTACTTACTCCTCTTTGAAATCAAATTGCGACAAAAATATCGATCTAAATCCCTCATTTTCAGTTCAGACTAAGAGAAGACCCTTTAAAGAATATTAATCAATTACTTTGGAAATCTAGTTCCCCACATCGCGGATtttatttagaaggaaaaacaaaagtttcTGTCTCCCGAGGTCTGTTCAGGTCCAGGACTCAGTGTTTATCGCCTCTTTTTTAGCTCACCCGTCGCCTCTTCGAAAGGAAACTTGGCCCAGGGGAAGAAGAGTCTTCCCTCTCCACGCCGCTGCGAACTGGGGGGGGGTCGGTGGCGGAAATTCTGATAAAAACAGCCCTTTTCGGCTCCtaagaaacacaaaatgagCGGGGAGAAGGGACCTTCCAGCCgagcggcggggcgggctcTGCAGCGCACCAATCAGCGCGCGGCTCCGCTCTATAAATAGGAGGCGGCCGACTCGCCGCAGGcccagtgctgtccctgctcccgcGCCGCCGGCACCATGTCGGAGACCGCGCCTGTCGCCGCTCCCGCCATCTCTGCTCCCGGCGCCAAGGCCGCCGCCAAGAAGCCGAAGAAGGCGGCGAGCGGCTCCAAAGCCCGCAAGCCCGCGGGGCCCAGCGTCACCGAGCTGATCACCAAGGCCGTGTCCGCCTCCAAGGAGCGCAAGGGGCTCTCGCTCGCCGCGCTCAAGAAGGCGCTGGCCGCCGGCGGCTACGATGTGGAGAAGAACAACAGCCGCATCAAGCTGGGGCTCAAGAGCCTCGTCAGCAAGGGCACCCTGGTGCAGACCAAGGGCACCGGCGCCTCCGGCTCCTTCAAGCTGAACAAGAAGCCGGGGGAGACAAAAGAAAAGGCGACTAAGAAAAAGCCGGCTGCCAAGCCCAAGAAGCCGGCGGCCAAGAAGCCCGCCAGCGCCGCCAAGAAGCCCAAGAAGGCGGCGGCGGTGAAGAAGAGCCCCAAGAAGGCGAAGAAGCCGGCGGCCGCAGCGGCCAAGAAAGCGGCCAAGAGCCCCAAGAAAGCCGCGAAGGCAGGGCGCCCCAAGAAGGCGGCCAAGAGCCCGGCTAAGGCAAAGGCGGTGAAGCCCAAAGCAGCCAAGCCCAAGGCGGCCAAACCCAAAGCGGCCAAGGCGAAGAAGGCGGCGCCCAAAAAGAAGTAAGGTGACTTGAGAGAAATTGAGAGTCTACTCATCTAAATAAACCCAAAGGCTCTTTTAAGAGCCACCCACTTACTCAGAAAAAGAGCTGAAACACTACGGTCATACACCAGCAAGCCCAAATCACTTACAGATTTCGGTGGGAGTTTACACGGCATTAATAAAGTTTAGATTTTGGGTTACGAGCGCGTTTGGTAGCGCCTGCGTGGGAGATTAGGGCTTCCCTGAAGGGGAAGTGTGTCCCTACGTGCAATTTGGGAGCCCAGCGATAACAGCTGTGCCCGCCCCGCCCCTGTGCATTGACCGGCGGAGCCCGGAGCGAAGAGAGGCGGTGTCGGCGGAGCGCCCTTTGCTCCGCCGCCCGGGGGAGTTTGAAAGCGCCGCGCCGGGCCGCCATtggccccgcgccgccgcccgcccgcccctccGGGGCGGCGCCCCCGAGCCCCggccctgcctccctccctgcccccctgcctgcctcccctgGCCGCGGCCCTCGAGccgggggggctgggggaggcggGCAGGGAGATGCAGCAGGGACGGGGAACGTGCGGGCCGTGCCTCGGCCCTGTCCGGCTGCAGCGGAGCCCCGGTGCCgcagcggcgcggcggggcAGAGAGGGCTGCGCCCCACGCTCCGGTTCTCCCCCGCTCCCAGGAAATCTTGCAGTAAATCACTgattcccccccccctttcttCGGCACTTATCTCCTGCATGACTCTAAAACACGGGTGTTTTCGGGTCGAGACCCCGTCTTTGAGAAAATCTTATCCCACCAGCCATAATAACCCGCCTCAGAATTAAGCCACCAACACAGTAAAaacctttttattattttagtgcTATTGTGCACGGAGAATAAATGCTAGATGTTTCGAGTAAGACACTAACCCTTAGAAAATTAAATCACGATTTCACCTTCCCCACGGGACTTGGAATTGGGCAAGTTGTTGCTGCTTTAAAGTCCCTTTTGAGAACGAACCAGATTAGAGGTTTTGAAAAAGCAAGCTAGTAAACCGCGCATAGACAAGGtaaacttctaaaaaaattcGTAGGTACACTAAACTAGCTAGAAAGAACTCCATGATTCACTGATCATAGTGCAAATGTTAAGCTATTTACATACCTCCCCACTACAAGCACTGATTCAGCccttttattgaaaaaattgGTGGCTCTTAAAAGAGCCGTTGGGTTAAAAGTGACGATCCGAGACGTCCTACTTGGAGCTGGTGTACTTGGTGACGGCCTTGGTGCCCTCGGACACGGCGTGCTTGGCCAGCTCGCCGGGCAGCAGCAGGCGCACGGCCGTCTGGATCTCGCGCGACGTGATGGTGGAGCGCTTGTTGTAGTGCGCCAGGCGCGAGGCCTCGCCCGCGATGCGCTCGAAGATGTCGTTGACGAAGGAGTTCATGATGCCCATGGCCTTGGACGAGATGCCCGTGTCGGGGTGCACCTGCTTCAGCACCTTGTAGACGTAGATGGAGTAGCTCTCCTTGCGGCTCTTCTTGCGCTTCTTGTCGCCCTTCTTCTGCGTCTTGGTCACCGCCTTCTTGGAGCCCTTCTTGGGCGCGGGCGCGGACTTGGCCGGCTCGGGCATGGCTGCGCGGCGCTGGCTGCTCGGTCACAGCGGAGTGCCGGGGAGCGCGATCACTCCCCTATTTATAGGGCCCTTATGCAAATCTCCGGCATTAGGAGCCAGCGCTTCCATTGGACAACGGGCGTACTGACGTCATCCGCGTAACGAAGTGCTCTGCTATTGGTCCTTTTTAAACACCGCACTAGGATTGGTCGACGATTGGAATGCTATCAGCCAATCAAAATGCGCTCTTTCAATGCCGGCCTCGGTGCTGAAGCTCCGCTGCGGCGCGGCCTCTCCCCGGCGCAGCCCGCTGCAGCCGGCGGGTGCGCAGCAGCGAAACCCAGTTAAAGgcatttctaaggaaaaaaacagaaacaaaaccgGAAACAAACAACTTGTGGGGgggttctgctgctccttcccccccccttttttcttttttttttttcctacatgagGGAGCATGCCTGCATGCTTCATAGAATAGCCTGCATTTGTAACAGCCACAAGATAaatgtaaaagggaaaaaatgaaaccagaaaAGATACAGAGCCTGGAATACAAACACTGTTAATCGTGTTTGGAACTAATCCTTTTGGCCCACAGAGCGTGGTTTCTTTTTCATCAATTTAAATGAGATGGAAGCTGTGATTTAATTTGTAACATTAAATGCTTGGATTTCTTCTCAGATGGAATAAATATTGGAAGTATATGTTTGAGTCAAAACTATGATAGCCCTAAAAATTAGATGTGGATGTTATTCTGCAGTTTGACATTATCACAAACCAGAAAATCGAGCTGTTCTCCTGTTAATATCACTTCACTGGGCAAGAGGAAAACATGATGCTATTTCCTTTCGGAAACCTTAAGGACTATTCAAAGACTGGAGTCACCTGGTATCAGAGGAGAAGGGTTTCTTGTGTAGGCTCAGTCCACCTGTCTGGAACAAGCTAAAAGAGAGGCCTTTGCAAGCTGGTCTtgcttctgctctttttcctttttcctttttcccatgCTGAGCAGAAGCACAGATCCACAAAGATCTCCAGTCTGCGTGCAAAGGAGTAGCGTCTGAAGGGAAGCAGACAAAGAAAGGGTgggatatttttccttcccagtgaGAAAGGCTTGCTTGAAAGGGCTTCTGCTGTGCATTTCTCCTAAACTGTGGAGGCAAAGCAGTGTTGAAAAGAGCAGCTTAAGGCTACCTTTGTTGTCCTTCTGCTCTATTTTAATAtctgctctctctctgcagccctgctgcctctcaTCCAGAACAGGGATATTTGTTGGACATTTAGAATAATTTCTGAACATAACTTCATTTTAGTGTGGTGTAATTTTCTATGgggaacacagagaaaagaatcaAGAAGTGCCAGGAAAAGGTAAAGAACAACTTGGCCATCAAGAGGAGACGGCACATAGCAATAGGGAAAACTACAAATTTACTGATGGTGAGACACATCTCTCTTGTGGTTGGGattatttgggaaaattttTTAAGTGCATGATGAACCTTAGAATCACACTTGAGAAGCTGGGTTGCAAGGCTGAGGGTAGCTATTGTAGAGCTTTTAGTTGTTGAGACTGAAATTTTAGGCATAATTGTATGATTTGCTCCATACTTTGTCGCCTGTAGCTGcaagttttctggttttataaaTTGTCAAGTGTTGTTATCATCTGAAGACCCTATAACTCCCACATTAAATATATGTGTCACatttcaacagcaaaaaataagtGTACTAAAAAACAccaaggtgaaaaaaaaaaagaataaagaggGGAAGGAAATCAACCAtgcattttcaaagaaaaataaaaccaaacaaaaaaccctcacccAAACATTTGAACACTTAAAACTACTAAAGGTAACTAAGATGATGGAACTCATTAAAGTGAATGCAGCTGTAGAACAagagtaaataaaaatgctggTCTGTGCTCAAAAAGTAATagtaaatgaagaaaacaaaaaccagtgaAAGTTATAGTTCAGTAGCTATCAGTAAGGAGTGAGACCATGAAAATGACCAACACATGccactttttaaaagcacatgAAGTGGTAGAGGTTTTTGTCATAGGTATAGCAGGAAGAGATATAAATCAGCTCCTTCATCAACACCTCAGACccataaacaaaacaaagctatgTGACCCTTAAGTCTAGGACATGGGACACACAAAAGAATTATCCCATGATGAAAATTTAAAGGTACGCCCTCATAGggaataaaacaaacaacagaagtGTAGCACATTACTGCCGTTTCTGAGCTCTCGGTAGAAAAGGGTTCATTTACCGCAGAAGCGGGACCGCAGCGCCCACTCTCTGTCCCGGCCGGGCCTTTGTCGGGGCACGGCTCGCTGGCGGTGGCGCAGCGCGGAgagcggcgggagcgcgggCGGGACGGGGCTGTgccggcccccgccgccgccattGGCCGGGCcgtgctgcagccccggggccgggcgggccgggccgagcgCGGGCGGGCCCGGGGTGACCCGGCCGGGATCCGCTCCGGGCCCGCGGGGTtcgggggcggggccgggccgggagcgaTGGCGCCGAGGGCCCGGCCCGCGGGGGGAAGCGCGCAAAgagcccgccccggcccgccccggcgCAGTCCTCAACCAGGTCGGACCGCCGCCCATATAGAGAGGCGCGGTGGGCTTGCGGCACATTGAGCGAGGCAGCGGCAAAGCGAGAGCATGTCTGGCCGGGGCAAGGGCGGCAAGGGGCTCGGCAAGGGCGGCGCCAAGCGCCACCGCAAGGTGCTGCGCGACAACATCCAGGGCATCACCAAGCCCGCCATCCGCCGCCTGGCTCGGCGCGGCGGCGTCAAGCGCATCTCGGGGCTCATCTACGAGGAGACGCGCGGCGTGCTCAAGGTCTTCCTGGAGAACGTGATCCGCGACGCCGTCACCTACACGGAGCACGCCAAGAGGAAGACGGTCACGGCCATGGACGTGGTCTACGCGCTCAAGCGCCAGGGCCGCACTCTCTACGGTTTCGGCGGCTAAACCTAGCGTAGTTTTAAGTCATACTGTTTTAAACACCAAGGCTCTTTTCAGAGCCACCCACAAATTTCACGATAAGAGCTGTTAATTACTCATTCGTGTACCCGTGTTTTTACACACATACGAGGAtataaagaaaccaaaaacattttaaatctaTAGGATGAGAAGCCCTCATAGTGCTAAGATCATTGGCGGTGAATGCACGAGTGAATGTCCACCCAGTGCAGTTTGCACCACGCTCTGCATTTTTGGTTTTCAATCGAGAGCCCTAAACTGCAGCTAGGATTGTGTAAGTGCAGCGCCTGAGCTCTGGCGGCCACAGGGCGGAAGCGCCTGCAATGACGTTGGTCCGTTCTACTCCAATAGGAATGGAACAATCACAATCCTCTCATTTGCATAGCGCCGTTATAAATAGGGGGGGCGGGCGCCATTTTCGATGTTGTTGTGCTACAGTGAGGatcctgaaagaaaacatcaagGATGCCTGAGCCGGCCAAATCTGCTCCAGCGCCAAAGAAGGGCTCCAAGAAGGCGGTGACCAAGACGCAGAAGAAAGGTGACAAGAAGCGCAAGAGGGCGAGGAAAGAGAGCTACTCCATCTACGTCTACAAGGTGCTGAAGCAGGTGCACCCCGACACGGGCATCTCGTCCAAAGCTATGAGCATCATGAACTCCTTCGTCAACGACATCTTCGAGCGCATCGCGGGCGAGGCCTCGCGCCTGGCGCACTACAACAAGCGCTCCACCATCACGTCGCGCGAGATCCAGACGGCCGTGCGCCTGCTGCTGCCCGGCGAGCTGGCCAAGCACGCCGTGTCCGAGGGCACCAAGGCCGTCACCAAGTACACCAGCTCCAAGTAGAAGGACAGTAAATTATAAACCAAACGGCTCTTTTCAGAGCCACCACACGTTCCTAATAAGAGCTGCGATTACAAATACGAATCCAGGGACAGAGTATAGGTACAAAACGTTATTCCACAACCGATCAgagttatttttctctgcattacTTAGTTGAGTAATTACAAGCTCTATTTGTGAAATTTGTGGGTGGCTCTGAAAAGAGCCTTTGTGTTAAAAGCAATACGACTTAGAATAATTTTAAGTTTAGCCGCCGAAGCCGTAGAGAGTGCGGCCCTGGCGCTTGAGCGCGTAGACCACGTCCATGGCCGTGACCGTCTTCCTCTTGGCGTGCTCCGTGTAGGTGACGGCGTCGCGGATCACGTTCTCCAGGAAGACCTTGAGCACGCCGCGCGTCTCCTCGTAGATGAGCCCCGAGATGCGCTTGACGCCGCCGCGCCGAGCCAGGCGGCGGATGGCGGGCTTGGTGATGCCCTGGATGTTGTCGCGCAGCACCTTGCGGTGGCGCTTGGCGCCGCCCTTGCCGAGCCCCTTGCCGCCCTTACCCCGGCCAGACATGCCGCCTTGCTCTACAGCACAATCGTATGTGCCGCCATCCGCCCTCAGCGGCTCTTTTATTACCCGCGGTCCGACCTGTTTGAGGACTGCAGCGAGAGGCGGGGTCTCCTGCCCCGTTCCCGCCTTTCCCCGCGCGGCCCCGCTGGCGCTTCCCGCGAGGCGCTGTCCCGGCCTCGTTCCCGCCGCTCCCGAGCGGAGCCGCGCCCGCCCCCGCTCTCCGCACTCGCCTCCCCTCGCTGCtctcccgccccgccccgcggtGCCCGTTCCCCAAGAGCTCCGAGTCTCCGCCCGGAGCAGGAGCGGCGATTGCGGCACCCCCTTCCGGCGCCCCCTtcaccttccttcccttct
The Motacilla alba alba isolate MOTALB_02 chromosome 1A, Motacilla_alba_V1.0_pri, whole genome shotgun sequence genome window above contains:
- the LOC119708636 gene encoding histone H2A-IV: MSGRGKQGGKARAKAKSRSSRAGLQFPVGRVHRLLRKGNYAERVGAGAPVYLAAVLEYLTAEILELAGNAARDNKKTRIIPRHLQLAIRNDEELNKLLGKVTIAQGGVLPNIQAVLLPKKTDSHKAKAK
- the LOC119708650 gene encoding histone H4 — protein: MSGRGKGGKGLGKGGAKRHRKVLRDNIQGITKPAIRRLARRGGVKRISGLIYEETRGVLKVFLENVIRDAVTYTEHAKRKTVTAMDVVYALKRQGRTLYGFGG
- the LOC119708630 gene encoding histone H1; amino-acid sequence: MSETAPVAAPAISAPGAKAAAKKPKKAASGSKARKPAGPSVTELITKAVSASKERKGLSLAALKKALAAGGYDVEKNNSRIKLGLKSLVSKGTLVQTKGTGASGSFKLNKKPGETKEKATKKKPAAKPKKPAAKKPASAAKKPKKAAAVKKSPKKAKKPAAAAAKKAAKSPKKAAKAGRPKKAAKSPAKAKAVKPKAAKPKAAKPKAAKAKKAAPKKK
- the LOC119708649 gene encoding histone H2B 7, producing MPEPAKSAPAPKKGSKKAVTKTQKKGDKKRKRARKESYSIYVYKVLKQVHPDTGISSKAMSIMNSFVNDIFERIAGEASRLAHYNKRSTITSREIQTAVRLLLPGELAKHAVSEGTKAVTKYTSSK
- the LOC119708655 gene encoding histone H4, which gives rise to MSGRGKGGKGLGKGGAKRHRKVLRDNIQGITKPAIRRLARRGGVKRISGLIYEETRGVLKVFLENVIRDAVTYTEHAKRKTVTAMDVVYALKRQGRTLYGFGG